One region of Miscanthus floridulus cultivar M001 chromosome 19, ASM1932011v1, whole genome shotgun sequence genomic DNA includes:
- the LOC136527980 gene encoding RING-H2 finger protein ATL60-like → MIPTTSSVSSSSSAAPTAGAPPVLPSPSGSGSDGMFPGSASLGQQQLAISNGVLLAAVIFLFMVVVFVFLLYLYAKRYLGANPLLAPTSPSSRFLFVESSPLPQRGLPASVLRSLPVTVYAGAGSPGGKDKDALECAVCLSEVADGEKVRTLPKCGHGFHVECIDMWFHSHDTCPLCRAPVGAAGDLNALPREEPSGASLEFPVFPTNVLFWGTHDEVTNAGLATPPPPPQPVASASAASASSSASSGLRKEKLVIDIPMRPVALNTPPMNSPLPASRMPGGTADEMRSPVSARLRSLRRLLSRGKQAVVGTSSYSPSPRGGAGDIEQGLAGAEAARPPKTPKTPKTPPSSAN, encoded by the coding sequence ATGATCCCCACGACGTCCTCGGTCTCTTCGTCCTCGTCGGCGGCGCCCACCGCGGGCGCGCCGCCGGTGTTGCCCAGCCCCAGCGGAAGCGGCAGCGACGGGATGTTCCCGGGCTCGGCCAGCTTGGGGCAGCAGCAGCTGGCCATCAGCAACGGGGTGCTCCTCGCCGCGGTCATCTTCCTCTTCATggtcgtcgtcttcgtcttccTGCTCTACCTCTACGCCAAGCGCTACCTGGGCGCCAACCCGCTCCTGGCGCCGACCTCGCCGTCCTCGCGGTTCCTCTTCGTCGAGTCGTCCCCGCTCCCGCAGCGCGGCCTGCCCGCCTCCGTCCTGCGCTCCCTCCCCGTCACCGTCTACGCCGGCGCCGGCTCCCCCGGCGGCAAGGACAAGGACGCACTGGAGTGCGCGGTGTGCCTGTCCGAGGTGGCCGACGGCGAGAAGGTGCGGACGCTGCCCAAGTGCGGGCACGGGTTCCACGTGGAGTGCATCGACATGTGGTTCCACTCCCACGACACCTGCCCGCTCTGCCGCGCCCCCGTCGGCGCCGCCGGCGACCTTAACGCGCTGCCGCGGGAGGAGCCCTCGGGCGCGTCGCTGGAGTTCCCCGTGTTCCCCACCAACGTCCTCTTCTGGGGCACCCACGATGAGGTCACCAACGCCGGCCTCGCCACGCCCCCACCCCCGCCGCAGCCCGtcgccagcgccagcgccgcgTCCGCCAGCTCCTCGGCCTCCTCCGGGCTCAGGAAGGAGAAGCTGGTCATCGACATCCCCATGCGGCCCGTGGCCCTGAACACGCCGCCCATGAACTCCCCGCTGCCGGCGAGCCGGATGCCCGGCGGAACCGCCGACGAGATGCGGTCCCCGGTCTCCGCCAGGCTGCGGtcgctgcgccggctgctgagcAGAGGCAAGCAGGccgtggtcggcacctcctcctACAGCCCGAGCCCGCGCGGCGGCGCCGGTGACATCGAGCAGGGGCTCGCCGGAGCCGAAGCCGCCCGCCCGCCGAAGACGCCCAAGACGCCGAAGACGCCTCCGTCGTCGGCGAACTGA